From the Pirellulales bacterium genome, the window GCGTCAGCCGGTGCGCGAGCCGCTTCAGACGGGCATCAAGGCAATCGACGCGATGACGCCCATTGGCCGCGGTCAGCGCGAGCTGATCATCGGCGACCGCAAAACCGGCAAGACCGCGATCGGCATCGACGCGATCATCAATCAGCGCAACAGCGGCGTGAAATGCTTCTATGTCGCGGTCGGCCAGAAAGACTCGACCGTGGCCGGCGTGATCGAAGCATTGCGCAAGCACGGCGCCATGGATTACACCACAGTCATCGTGTCGGGGGCCAGCTCCCCTGCCCCGCTGCAGTACGTGGCTCCCTACGCGGGCACGGCGATGGCCGAATTCTTCACGTACAACGGCGGCCATGCGTTGATCGTGTACGACGACTTGTCGAAGCAAGCGGTTGCGTACCGGCAATTGTCGCTATTGATGCGTCGTCCGCCCGGACGCGAGGCTTACCCTGGCGACGTGTTCTACGCCCACAGCCGTCTGTTGGAACGTTCTGCCAAGTTGAGCGAGGACTTGGGGAGCGGGTCGTTGACGTCGCTGCCGATCATCGAGACGCTCGAAGGCGAGGTTTCGGCCTACATTCCCACAAACGTGATTTCGATTACCGACGGCCAGATTTATTTGCAGCCGGACTTGTTCTTCGCTGGCCAGCGGCCGGCCATGAACGCCGGTATTTCGGTGTCGCGCGTCGGTGGTGCCGCCCAGATTCCGGCCATGAAGAAGGTGGCCGGTGGTTTGCGGCTCGACCTGGCTTCCTTCCGAGAGCTGGAAGCATTCGCCCAATTGGGTACCGATTTGGACGCGGCCACGCAGGCCCGGCTCGATCGCGGCTATCGCATGATCGAGCTGTTGAAGCAGGGGCAATACCAGCCCATGGACGTGATCGACGAGGTGCTCAGCATCTACGCCGGCACGCGTGGCCACTTGGATAAGGTGCCGCGGGCCGACGTGGCCACGTGGGAGAAAGAATTCCTGGCATTCATGCGTGAGCAGAAGTCCGAGGTCCGCAACAAGATCGTCGAGACAAAGAAGCTCGAGGACGATACTGCCGCCGCACTGGAAAAAGCCATTGCCGAATTCCAGGCACAATACGCGACAAAAAAGAGGACGTAGGTTGGCCGTCGAGCAATCGGCGCACGCCGCTGCTAATAAATGGGACGACGAAGCAGATACAAGAAGACAGACGGAGCCACCGAGGACACAGAGACCATAGAGATTGAAGTTGAAGTATTGCCATCGGCGCAAAAGGGCATTTGTCTGTGCCCTCGGTGGCAAATCTTCTCTTAAAGGTCCTTAACAAACATGGCCAAGGCACGAGCACTCGATAAACGGCGCAAGAGCATCAAGAACATCCGCAAGATCACGCGGACGATGGAGCTCATTGCCACGGCGCGCTTCAAGAAGGCGATGGATCGCGCAAGCGCCGCCACCGCCTACACCAAGCGGATCACGGCGCTCGTGGCCGAGTTGGCAACCAGCGGCTTGGAGGTCAGCCATCCGCTGCTCGAAGGTCGCAGCGAGACGAAGACGGCATCGCTGTTGGTGCTGACCGGCAATCGCGGGCTGTGCGGCGGATACAACTCGAACGTTCTGCGGGCGTCGCTCGTGCGTTGGAAAGAGCTGCACAGCACCGTACCCGGCGCGCAGTTGGAAGTTTCGGGCAAGCGCGGCATAGCGGCCTTCAAATTCCGCGAGATCGCGACAGCGCGGGTGTTCACGCAGTTCGAAGACAAAGTTAGCTTCGACGAGATCGATGCACTGGCCAATGGCTACTTGGAAGCCTACGTGACCGGCAAGCTCGATCGGCTGGATGTGGCGTATACACGGTTCGACAGCATCGCTCGGCAGGCGGCCGTGGTCGAAACACTGCTGCCGCTAGGGGCGATCGCCGGCGCTGACGCGAGCGCGGCATCGGCTCAGAAAGTTGGCCCGCAGTATGAATTCCTGCCGTCGGCCAAAAGCATTCTGGAAGAGGTGGTTCCGACCAGCTTCAAGGTGAAGCTGTTCAAGTGCTTCCTGGATGCCGCCGTGAGCGAGCAGGTGGCGCGGATGGTGGCCATGAAGGCGGCCACCGAAAACGCCGACAAGATCATCAAGCATCTGACCATGACCTATAACCGCGCTCGACAGTCGCAAATCACCGGCGAGATCATGGAAGTGCT encodes:
- the atpA gene encoding F0F1 ATP synthase subunit alpha, yielding MKFKADEIASVIQQEIEHYESQIDVREVGRVLEVGDGIARVYGLSGVMAGEMVEFPGGVTGMAFNLEEHSVGVIILGDYLTITEGDEVKSTGRLLSVPVGDAVIGRVVDPLGNPLDGRGPIVTNERRPVEFMAPGIAKRQPVREPLQTGIKAIDAMTPIGRGQRELIIGDRKTGKTAIGIDAIINQRNSGVKCFYVAVGQKDSTVAGVIEALRKHGAMDYTTVIVSGASSPAPLQYVAPYAGTAMAEFFTYNGGHALIVYDDLSKQAVAYRQLSLLMRRPPGREAYPGDVFYAHSRLLERSAKLSEDLGSGSLTSLPIIETLEGEVSAYIPTNVISITDGQIYLQPDLFFAGQRPAMNAGISVSRVGGAAQIPAMKKVAGGLRLDLASFRELEAFAQLGTDLDAATQARLDRGYRMIELLKQGQYQPMDVIDEVLSIYAGTRGHLDKVPRADVATWEKEFLAFMREQKSEVRNKIVETKKLEDDTAAALEKAIAEFQAQYATKKRT
- the atpG gene encoding ATP synthase F1 subunit gamma, coding for MAKARALDKRRKSIKNIRKITRTMELIATARFKKAMDRASAATAYTKRITALVAELATSGLEVSHPLLEGRSETKTASLLVLTGNRGLCGGYNSNVLRASLVRWKELHSTVPGAQLEVSGKRGIAAFKFREIATARVFTQFEDKVSFDEIDALANGYLEAYVTGKLDRLDVAYTRFDSIARQAAVVETLLPLGAIAGADASAASAQKVGPQYEFLPSAKSILEEVVPTSFKVKLFKCFLDAAVSEQVARMVAMKAATENADKIIKHLTMTYNRARQSQITGEIMEVLGGVEALKG